GTGGGACAGGAAGACCCAGCAGAACCCTTGGCCCCAGGTCTCCACAGGTACTTGAGTTATTCTCAGTTCCTGAGTTGGAAGGCCTGATAGACTCCACGTGATCCTAGGGGTTGAAAGCCCAGGAGTTCAGGGCCGGAGATTAGAGCTTGCCACCTGAGGGTGTCTTTCCTTTGCCCCCCACAGCAGGGCTGTGTTCCGCTGTTTCCCTGTGAGGGATGGAGGTGGGTCAGAGGTATGTGCAGAGACTTCTGGCCAAGCCCACATCTTGTCCCAGGGAAGCCCCACCCAGATTCCAGGAACCACATCTGGGGCCAAGAAAAAGAGCTGAGGTGAGCCAGTCagctgggctgggaggggaggctggggacCGGGGACCTTAGGCTCTCTATCATGACCCCCATGGGAGAGTGTGGATTTAGAGAGCTACTGAGCTGAGTCGGGGTTAGAGGGACAGAAGCCAGGACTGTGTCCCAGGACTGGGTCTTGGCTGAGTAAAGACAGGTGAGGTGAGAGCAGGAAATAGGCCGGGCTCTACGGGAGGGGGAGTGGGCAGCTTTGACCTTTTCCTGGTCTCTGGGGTTTCCCCACTCTCCCTAAACCAGTCAGCAAATTTCTTAATACTACTGTCTGCCTTCCAAGAGGCCCTACCCGCTGGGCTCATTCAAGGCAGGAGCAACAATGTGTCACTGCTTTTCCCAGAGCCCAACTCCCCCACCTCCAAGAAGGGGAAGCTGATGTAAAAACCCTGGGAAGGCCTGGGGCTTGGAGCTGAGGCCtccactctccccactctccACGTCATCCTGGCCTGCAGACCCACTTCCTTAGTCAGCCTCTGAAAGGTGACCTCAAATGCCAGCTCCAGTGGGCTGGGCACGGGCCAGGGAGGCCAGGCCTGGCAGCTCATTACCATGGGAGGGAGGGTAgtttctctccaccttctctcctccttcctccttggcCCTCTTCCTTACCAGCTCGTCTCCTCCAGGGCCAGACCGAGCTCTCTCTGGTCTCAGCACACACCAGCAGCCCCGCTGCTGCTCCGGGATCCCAGGCACCAGCAGCCGGAGGGAAGGCCCTGGAGCTGCCTGCAGCCATGTCAGCCCTCAGCCTGGTCATGCTGGGCCTGCTTGCGGCAGTGCCGCCCGCCAGCTGTCAAGGTTAGCACAGGGCTGGGTCTGCAAGGTGGCTGTGGTGCAGAGTGCTGGGCTGGGTGCTGGCAACGCAGGTGTGGAGGGGGGTGTCTCTGGCCTCTGTCACCACCCTTGACACCTGTAGTATGAAGGGATGAGTGGGGGCTGGGCTCATGGAGAAAACTCCAAAGGCAGATACCTTGAAACCAGGCTTCTGCCTGTGACTTGTTTTCCAGGAGTGAGAAATGCAGGCAACAGGGGAAATGTTGGGTCTAGGGTTGGAGAGATGAGTTGAGACCCAAGCTCTCGGAGCAGGAGTTTCCTTAGAGATAGCTGGGTCCGAGAACGGCGGTCAGGGGCTGtaatgagggtgagggtgaggcctGAGCCACTTGTTCCAGGGGAGGAGCAGAGCCATCACTGGTGTGCCCAGGGCTTTGGCCTAAGCCCTTGTTTCACTTTCTTGGGCTTTGGTAGGGGACAGCACCCCTACCAGTGTGGCCCCCACTATGTACCTGAACTCTTTGTCTAGCTCTGCCTGTGTCTTGCTGTGTAGCCTTGAGTGAATCACTGCCCTTCTCAGAGACTCAggtttcctcatccataagaTGAAGACAATAAACTGCCCTGCCTACCTCCCAGGGTGGCTGCCACCACCTCAGAGGTGTGACAGGGCTTGGCCCCGGGCAAGGGCAGGTGGAAAGCACCACGCCCTGAGATCAGGTGCCTGCCCTGCACTGCCAGGCCACCTCTGAGGCCACAGTCTGGGGACTCTGCAGGTGGGATTTGGGTCCAAAGGGGACTGACAAGGGTACTTCCAGAACACCACTCCTTTGCAAGTGTCCTGAGCTCTCAGGCAATCTGCTTCAACTCTGTCTCTTGGAAGCCTTCTTGCAAACTGAAGATCAGAGGGGTTGAATAACTTGTGTGGGTCACACAGCAGAGCAGTAGGGACAGGGCTCAGACGATCTCTCTATTACCCCAAGCTTTCCCCCTTATTCTGTGTCTCAACCCGGAACCccatggaggaggagcagggactgCAGTCCCTGGTGCATCTGGAGGGAGTTGGCTGCAGAGTTTGGAGGAAGCAGGAGAGGCCTCCCAGGGTGTGAGTCAAATTCCCAATCCTTGAGCAACAACTAACCTGAAGAAACAGTGGGTCTAAAACCATTGTTTCTTGGGAAAACAATGAGTCTAAAACATAGCTTTTCGGCAAGTATGGAACTAGGGTAACCACACTGTGAATCTTCTGTCACCGAAGGAGAGAAGCAAGGTCTGACCTAGCCAGAGACCAGAGAGTTCCGAGACCTCTTCCCAATACCGGCCAGGCTCAGAGCGAgctcagaggagaggagaggcaaggCTTTCACTACAGCAAGAGAGCTCTTGAGTGAGAGTGAAGAAGAATGAGGTTTTTGATGCTTGGCTTGGTCCCCTGAAAACACAGTGTGGCACTAGGATGCAGGTGTTTTGGCTTGGAGGCAGGACCCCTCTGCAGCCTCCCGCTAGCTTCTGTCCCCTCCTGATGCCTCTGTGGCTGCTGTGTGCATGTCCTCTGTGGGGCTCAGGATCATGGAGCACAGTGATGCCCAGAGAGATAAGAGCCTTTTGGGGCTGCCAGTGGCTGAGAGCGGAGACTTCTGGGAAACCTGAAAGTTAGAGGTGGTGTCAAGGGTTACACTTAACCCTAAGGGTTAAAAGGCAGAAACAGTGAATGGATGGGGGCTTGACCTGGCTTAGCCTCCTAGGAACCTAGCTGGAGAAGCTGGAAGGGGCCGGGTGTTGAAGCTTCCTTCCTGGCCCCCATGACCCAGAGGGGAGCCTCTCTGTCTTGCCTTCCAAAGACGTCCTGTCCCACCTTTCTATCTGGGCACCTTGGCACCCACAGCTGAGCAGTCAGGCCTGTCTCTCATTCCCACGCCCTACCCAGCACCAGAGAACCCTCTTGTTACAGAACAGGATCTTCCAGATGCCAGCACAGTCCCATGAGCTCTGGGCTGCCCCGGCTTGCTGGCAGCCCGGGAGGAAGGGAGCCGCCCCCGGCCGGCCGGGCTTAGGCTAGCTGTCCAGGGCTCTGCTCTCTGGTCTCTGGTGGCCCCGTATGTGACCCATaattgggggagggaaggggagggttcTGGGCTCTGTGGATCTCAGACCCAGGTTTCTGAGGCCTGTTTCCTCCTCAGCTCCTCATTCCTTCCTCCAAACATCTATCCTTTTCTTAAGCTCAGTGGAGGTGAGATGGGTCCTCCTTCCCACCCTTGCCACCCCAGCATGGCTCCTCTGGTCCTGGTAGCTGGCTGATGGCCTCTAGCACAGGCCCCAGCCCTTGGGGTGGGAGGCCCTCCTTCCCTTGCTGGGCACTTGCAGGCCCTCTGAGGCTCAGACTACTGtagcaccccctccctcccctcttcccaggcCTGGGGAAGCTGCAGCCCTGGATGCAGGGCCTCATCGCTGTGGCCGTGTTCCTGGTCCTCGTTGCGATTGCCTTTGCTGTCAACCACTTCTGGTGCAAAGAAGAGCCGTGAGTGCTTCCTGGGGACCTCGGGGACTGGGCCATCCCAGGCAGGGTGGCCCCAGGACCATGGCTGCTGCTCCAGCAGCAGTGAGAAGGGCTTGAGAAACCCTGAGCCCAGTCCATTTACTGTACGGAACGGACACTGAGTCCTGGCATCTTGGGGGACTAGAGTGCCAGCTTACTGGCTCTCAGACCGGCCTGTGATGGCCCCACAGCTCCAGTGCTCCTCACTGTGCGGCCGGGGAAATGCTTTCTTTGGAGTCTCAATATTTCTGTCTGTATAGTTGGGACAGCTGCCCGGCCTGTGATGGGGCTGTGAAAATCGCTGGAAAGAAAGGTTCTATCCTCTTTGGGGTCAGCTGCTGTGCCACACGCGGGGGTACAGAGGGGCAGTAGATCAGACAGCCCCTGCACTCACAGCTCCCAGACTGGCAGGGAAGGCAGATATGGAAGCAGCCGGCTTGGGACAAGTGCTGATGCTGAGGGAGTTCAGGGTGCAGTGTGGACCTGACCTGTCTGGGGAGTGAGGGTGGCCAAAGAGGGTGGCCACTGCACCTTTATCCCAAAGCCTGAAGAGTGAGGAGGAAGCAGTCTCAGGACAGTGTGGCATAGGAGGGGACTGCATGTGGCATAGGACGGGGACTGCAGTGTGGCATAGGAGGGGACTGCATGTGGCATAGGAGGGGACTGCAGTGTGGCATAGGACGGGGACTGCAGTGTGGCATAGGACGGGGACTGCAGTGTGGCATAGGACGGGGACTGCAGTATGGCATAGGAGGGGACTGCAGTGTGGCATAGGAGGGTACTGCAGTGTGGCATAGGATGGGGACTGCAGTGTGGCATAGGATGGGGACTGCAGTGTGGCACAGGAGGGGACTGTAGTGTGGCATAGGAGGGCACTGCAGTGTGGCATAGGACGGGGACTGCAGTGTGGCATAGGAGGGGAAGAGTACCCCTGGGGTCTTGAGTTAGGGGCAGGGCCCCGAGGTAGAGGGGAGTGGGCTGACCCATTCTGCACTTACCAACCCTGGGGCAGGGCCGCAACTGGCCTCAGCTCTCACACAAGTGGCTTGGTGCCTTCCTGCCATGCGTGCAGTAACCCTGCGTGTGCCCAGGAGCATCTGATGGTTGGTGGACCTGGAGCTCCTGAGGGACCAGGAGCATCTGATGGTTGatgagagggatggagaggcccAAGAAGAGCTGGTGAGGAAGGCAGGGCCCTGGCAAAAGAGACCCTGGTACACCAATGCCCCAGACCGAACCGTGGGCTTTCTCCTCTCCGGGCAGAAATCTAGTGAAAGTTTGTAAACGGGTTGGATGAGGTGTGCCTGACCAGAACCACTCTGGCTGCCCGAGGTGGGCATGCGGGGAAGGGGCCATGCTGCAGGCGAGGAGAGTGAGGCAGAGGCTGAGCAATAGGTCAGGAGAGAGTCTGGATGGTGGAGGTGACAACGGGATGCAGAAGGGACAGGTCTGAGCTGCCTGGAGTCCAGCCCCTGGGAATTGTGGGAGAGGGACAGCAGGAGGCAAGAGGCAGGAAAGACAGGGAAACACTCAGACTTCTGGGAACCACTTCCTGAGACACAGAACATGAAAGCAGATCGGGGACAACTGCAGAGTTTATTTTGGGACCTAGTAAGTCTCAGGAGCCTGTGGGATGTCCAGGGCTAGAGGAGCCGTGGTAAGGCTCCCTGTGACCCTTGTGAAAGCAGTTTCTGGGGAAATGGGGGCAGAGGCCACACTTAGTTAATTTAAAGGTTTAAACTTAAATAAGAGTCCAGGAGCTTTTCTCTGGAAGCACTTCCTTTCTCCTCTGAGCCCAGCTCTGTCTTCAGTGGATGGTGGCCACCTGCTCCCTCTGCCCAGGGAAAGCCCTGTGGAAATCTGGGGAAGACCCCGAGTCCTACTGCATCCACTCTGGGGCCTGAGCTGAGGCCAGAAGAACAGCAGAGGGAAGCTGGGCAGTAGCTTCGGGTAGATCTTTGGCTAATCTTGCAGTGGAACCTGAGGCCCCACTGTGGAGCAGGGAGAAAGGCGTGAGGGTCCGTGGAGTAGGGCCAAATTCAGGGGCTGACAGGGGCCCTACAGGAGTGAGGGACTTCTGTTAAAGGGCAGCAGTCTCTGCCCTTGGACTTGTGAGAACCAGAGCCCAGACAGGACCTTACTGGACACGTGGAGGAAGGGGAACAAAAGCAGAGGGGATCCAGAGAGCCCTACTAACGAATCCTGTCCCTAGGGAGCCTGCAAACATGGCCGTGACCATTGGAAACAAGGCAGATGGGATCCTGGTAGGAACGGAAGGAAAGTActcctcagtggtggccagcttcaGGTGAGGTGCTCCAGGGGCCCATGGGGCCTCAGGACCAGGGGCTtctgatgggggagagggaggtgaagaATGGGGACTCATGTGGTGAGCGAGGGGGGCTTGATGAGGACTGCAGGGCTCCATGCGAACATGCcttggtttagagcaggggtccccaaactacggccccgtgggccgcatgcggccccctgaggccatttatccggcccccaccgcacttccagaaggggcacctctttcattggtggtcagtgagaggagcatagttcccatagaaatactggtcaatttgttgatttaaatttacttgttctttattttaaatattgtatttgttcctgttttgtttttttactttaaaataagatatgtgcagtgtgcatagggatttgttcatagtttttttttaatagtctggccctccaacggtctgagggacagtgaactggccccctgtgt
The Saccopteryx bilineata isolate mSacBil1 chromosome 3, mSacBil1_pri_phased_curated, whole genome shotgun sequence DNA segment above includes these coding regions:
- the PDZK1IP1 gene encoding PDZK1-interacting protein 1 codes for the protein MSALSLVMLGLLAAVPPASCQGLGKLQPWMQGLIAVAVFLVLVAIAFAVNHFWCKEEPEPANMAVTIGNKADGILVGTEGKYSSVVASFRSSEHENAYENVLEEEGKVRSTPM